The nucleotide sequence GGAAGCACACGCTGCCCGTCGTCACCGGCACGGACGTTGCCGCCGCGAGCCTCATGAGGACCTCTGGCAATCCATGTACTCCAACGGTCGTCGGTGGCCAAGGAGCGATGTTGCTTCCGTTCCAAACGTTGTTTCCAAGATGCAAGACCGACTCTCTCCCGCTGGATTACGTGGGGTGACCACCGAGAGGAGGTCGTATGCATCTGCTCTTCCCACGTATCGGCACCCTGTTCCTGCTCGGACTCGCTTCTCTGGCAGCAGCCTGTGGAGCGGACCGCGCGCCGGGCGCGCGCGACGACAGGTCCACGATGAACTTCACCAACGGTCCACCGTCTCCTGGACCAAACATCGTCCGCATCCACAATGCCGGATCGCGCGTCGTCACCACCGACCCGACGGAGGGCCTCCTCGCCATTCACGGAACGGTCAAGGACCTCGCGGAATGCACCGACGCGAGCACCCGGGTCCCAGTCGACATCCAGATCGTGCGCACGCCGTCGGACGTCCAGAACATGGCCTTGCTGCTCGAGGCCACCGAGAACGACGTCGCCATCTACGATCAGGGCAATCCCGGCGATTTGTCGCCGTTCGACCCCGTGAAGTTCTGCGCATTCATCGAAAGCGTATCGCTGGTCTACGAAGGCGTCGTGCACTACCGGCTGCACATCAACGGGCAGGGATCGCTTGACTTCCAGTGGGAAGGGCAAGTCACTCGCGTCAGCGACGGCGCGCTCTTCCATTACGTCGAGCGCCAACACTTCGTGGCGAACGGGGACGGCACTGGCAGCTGGGTCGGCGAAACCATCCAGCTCCAGCCGATGGGACCGCGCTAGCTCGATCCCGAATCGAGGTAGCCTGCGGAGGTGCCGTTCGGGCTGCTCGCCGATCTGGTGGTCGTCGTCCACCTCGCCTTCGTCCTGCTCGTGGTGTTCGGCGGACTGCTGGTCCTGCGATGGCCGCGACTCGCTTTGATCCAGCTGCCGGCTGCGGTCTGGGGCGTCGTCATCGAATGGGCTGGCTGGATCTGCCCGCTGACCCCGCTGGAGAATTCGCTTCGCGCGCGTGGCGGCGCCGCGGGGTACAGGGGTGGATTCGTCGAACACTACCTGCTCGGAGTCCTCTATCCGGCGGGGCTCACGCGCAACGTTCAGATGGTGCTGGGGCTCACCGTACTGCTCGTCAACGCGATCGCCTACGGCCTGTTGCTCGCGCGCTGGCGGCGGGCAGACGATCGTCATTGATGGCGCTCGCGCGAAGGCCGCGTTATTGGGCTCGCCCATGACCTGGGACATCCGAGGCAAGAGGGTGCTCGTGACTGGTGCGACGAGCGGGATCGGACTGGAGGCGGCGCGCAGTCTGGCGAGGCAGGGCGCCAGGGTCGTGCTCGTCGGCCGGGATGCCGGGAAGACCGCTCGCTGCCTCGAGGAAATCCGCGCCGACGTTCCCGGCGCGGACCTTTCTTCACTGTTGTGCGATTTCTCCAGGCAGAGCGAAGTGCGGCGTCTCGCTGACGAGGTCTTGCACCGCTATGACC is from Deltaproteobacteria bacterium and encodes:
- a CDS encoding DUF2784 domain-containing protein → MPFGLLADLVVVVHLAFVLLVVFGGLLVLRWPRLALIQLPAAVWGVVIEWAGWICPLTPLENSLRARGGAAGYRGGFVEHYLLGVLYPAGLTRNVQMVLGLTVLLVNAIAYGLLLARWRRADDRH